One window from the genome of Scatophagus argus isolate fScaArg1 chromosome 13, fScaArg1.pri, whole genome shotgun sequence encodes:
- the xrn1 gene encoding 5'-3' exoribonuclease 1 isoform X1 translates to MGVPKFYRWISERYPCLSEVVKEHQIPEFDNLYLDMNGIIHQCSHPNDEDVHFRISEEKIFADIFHYLEVLFRIIKPRKVFFMAVDGVAPRAKMNQQRGRRFRSAKEAEDKIKKALDKGEVLPTEARFDSNCITPGTAFMARLQEQLKYFVHNKLSTDKLWQNVKVYLSGHETPGEGEHKIMEFIRSENRKPGHNPNTRHCLYGLDADLIMLGLTSHEPNFSLLREEVRFGGKKSQKRITAPEETTFHLLHLSLMREYIDYEFSDLRNHIGSDYDLERIIDDWILMGFLVGNDFIPHLPHLHISHDALPLLYKTYISVLPSLGGYLNENGHLNLRNFEKYLEKLSEFDREHFNDVFVDLKWFESKVGNKYLNEAAGKAAEKEAASKDTNKKEDSALCLAGLASSERVIAEGKGAVGDDEEEEDDMFETEFRQYKRTYYMTKIGVDVVSDEFLAQQAKCYVEGIQWILHYYYHGVQSWSWYYPYHYAPFLSDIKNISDLKLTFELEKPFMPFQQLLAVLPAASMELLPEAYRPLMTSENSPIIEYYPRDFKTDLNGKQQEWEAVVLIPFIDERCLLAAMETCNHKLTKEEKARNRHTECAVYTYDHETDFTYASTLPQLFPNIVHCHVRLSNIPMDAWQVPLDHMSRPVDRSALYFCGFPTLQHIKHKFYKKKGGVVVFQQSSRGDNFILDILPSKEGEAVCDDVAAQVLGRSVFVNWPHLEEARIIAVSDGDVKFCLEEPPGVQRVYDRPSTPPLTKVTCLSEKEQKEWVKDVQGITEHFSKRKGIVVNETTVLLYGQLLTGRKYVPKANGVVELEKQWAKQILPFAYQTVVKDIKAFYSSLTCFKSLDELFPPTTTVFMVGNPYYGAMGEVQDSSDVIKDGRVRVVFSVPHEPQLETLIQNQHKYCVKYSPGYVLASRLGITSYLVSRFSGSIFIGRGSKKNPCGEQRANVGLNLKFNKKNEEVPGYTKRTEKEWLYSIAVEELLAEYLDRFSEVFNTVSRNSHDDIFYEDDIWPGVDQNGAEKVAEITSWLKSHPVSSVSRTSCELQVLDAAIVEKIEEAVDKVKVKKGTKKVRVTVKPHLLFRPLEQQQGVVPDPDAEYRLFDRVVNIRESFTVPLGLRGTIIGIKGADREAEVLYEVLFDEEFAGGLNIRCTSPRGYRLPPCALINLSHGARADPTSHKLTAIVKPQPAAATNVNSQRQLGGLNHSPRSPFVPTQHNNKHGVVKAGSQGNRNSPSKGLTQKQPAKSKEEYSNVWQSLQSCGPPHKPPAHWHNNDKQGGNQRSNKTAPAGGIRLLKKNEDSSSLLPSQNTADKAATEFEDLIASLSISKGSQQTPTPPAPPQAPTSQSDGPLSPQSFAMKGTLVLKEMLKIDSTGTGSLSSQEAANSSAPGGQQQNRRRSSKKLAANMNAPHGDTAVLASPTSVTSANHTNAVLTSKVSELARVCVGLGMAPPEFSYIGNRQGVVVCQVKLSNGLMVHGPQCQSENDAKEKAAFFALQRLNSLGSGFPLPPPIYPGVGQIRPPPIGAMPPVFSQQGGLLLPPQGYAPAPLWGMTRPPHHHQNQPFYGAAGTFPGSAHHQPAAALPIGSHNQFIPLQVTKKRVSANKKKQETQEFYSASQTVAKHQSQKAQNQPSGQSQAQSGDVIPPHQHTANSIHPTSSPSPGLADTVSTTTAAPHTPPRQNMPATGHTPSSSSKRKHRKLAVNFEAAKVSE, encoded by the exons ATTCCAGAATTTGACAATCTCTATCTGGACATGAATGGGATTATCCATCAGTGTTCCCACCCCAATGATGAGGATGTCCACTTTCGCATTTCTGAGGAAAAGATTTTTGCTGACATCTTCCATTACCTGGAGGTGCTCTTTAGGATCATCAAGCCTCGCAAGGTCTTCTTCATGGCAGTGGATGGCGTGGCACCAAGGGCAAAGATGAACCAGCAGAGAGGACGGCGATTCAG GTCCGCTAAAGAAGCAGAGGACAAGATTAAAAAAGCTCTGGATAAAGGAGAGGTGCTTCCCACAGAGGCTCGCTTTGACTCCAACTGTATCACTCCTG GCACTGCCTTCATGGCAAGACTCCAGGAGCAGCTCAAGTATTTTGTCCACAACAAGCTCTCCACTGACAAGCTGTGGCAGAATGTCAAAGTCTACCTGTCTGGTCATGAG ACTCCAGGGGAGGGAGAACATAAGATCATGGAGTTTATTCGCTCTGAGAACAGGAAGCCTGGCCACAACCCCAACACCCGACATTGCTTGTATGGCCTGGATGCTGATCTG ATAATGTTGGGCTTGACCAGCCATGAGCCTAACTTCTCCCTGCTCAGAGAGGAGGTCCGTTTTGGAGGAAAGAAATCTCAGAAAAG GATAACAGCTCCAGAGGAGACAACTTTTCACTTGCTTCACTTGTCTCTGATGAGGGAGTACATTGACTATGAGTTCTCTGATCTCAGG AATCACATTGGTTCCGATTATGACTTGGAGCGAATAATAGACGACTGGATTCTAATGGGCTTCCTAGTGGGAAACGATTTCATCCCTCACCTCCCTCATCTTCACATCAGTCATGATGCTCTGCCGTTGTTGTACAAGACCTACATCAGTGTGCTGCCCAGTCTGGGGg GTTATCTGAATGAGAACGGCCACCTGAACCTCAGAAACTTTGAGAAATACCTGGAGAAGCTTTCAGAG tttgacAGGGAACATTTCAATGATGTGTTTGTGGACTTGAAGTGGTTTGAGAGTAAAGTTGGTAACAAGTATCTGAACGAGGCGGCCGGaaaggcagcagagaaagaagCTGCCAGCAAAGACACCAACAAGAAAGAG GATTCTGCCCTCTGTCTGGCAGGTCTGGCCTCATCAGAGAGAGTGATTGCAGAAGGGAAAGGAGCAGTAGGcgatgatgaggaagaagaggatgataTGTTTGAAACTGAGTTCAGACAGTACAAGCGTACCTACTATATGACTAAGATTGGCGTGGATGTGGTGTCTGA TGAATTTCTAGCCCAGCAGGCTAAGTGCTATGTGGAAGGTATCCAGTGGATCCTCCACTACTATTACCATGGCGTTCAATCCTGGAGCTG GTACTACCCCTACCACTACGCTCCCTTCCTGTCGGACATCAAGAATATATCAGACTTAAAGCTGACCTTTGAACTCGAAAAACCCTTCATGCCCTTCCAGCAGCTGTTGGCAGTCCTGCCTGCTGCCAGCATGGAACTGCTTCCTGAGGCTTATAGG CCCCTGATGACCAGTGAAAATTCTCCCATCATTGAGTACTACCCTCGTGACTTTAAAACTGACCTCAATGGCAAGCAGCAGGAGTGGGAGGCGGTGGTTCTCATTCCCTTCATAGATGAG AGGTGCTTACTAGCAGCGATGGAGACCTGTAATCACAAGCTAACTAAGGAAGAGAAGGCCAGGAATCGTCACACTGAGTGTGCAGTCTACACATATGACCACGAAACAGACTTCACATACGCCTCCACCCTGCCTCAGCTGTTCCCTAACATCGTCCACTGCCACGTCAg GTTATCAAACATCCCTATGGATGCCTGGCAAGTACCACTGGACCACATGAGCAGACCAGTCGACCGCTCAGCTCTGTACTTCTGTGGCTTCCCcacactgcagcacattaagcacaag TTTTATAAGAAGAAGGGCGGGGTTGTGGTGttccagcagagcagcagaggggacAACTTCATACTGGACATCCTGCCCAGCAAGGAAGGAGAGGCG gtATGTGATGATGTTGCTGCTCAGGTACTGGGCAGGTCCGTGTTTGTCAACTGGCCACACCTAGAGGAAGCTCGCATCATTGCGGTGTCGGATGGAGACGTCAA GTTCTGTCTTGAGGAGCCGCCTGGTGTCCAAAGAGTGTATGACAGgccctccactcctcctctcacCAAAGTCACCTGCCTGTCTGAAAAGGAACAGAAAGAATGGGTGAAGGATGTCCAGGGAATCACTGAACA TTTCTCGAAGAGGAAAGGCATCGTGGTGAACGAGACAACCGTGCTTTTGTACGGCCAGTTGCTGACGGGAAGGAAATACGTCCCCAAAGCCAACGGGGTGGTGGAACTAGAGAAGCAGTGGGCCAAGCAGATTCTACCTTTCGCCTACCAGACTGTGGTTAAG GACATCAAGGCCTTTTACTCGTCTCTGACCTGCTTTAAGAGCTTAGATGAGCTCTTTCCTCCAACAACCACAGTCTTCATGGTGGGGAACCCTTACTACGGCGCCATGGGTGAG GTACAAGATTCAAGTGATGTCATCAAGGACGGTCGTGTACGGGTGGTCTTCAGCGTGCCACACGAACCACAGCTGGAGACCTTAATTCAGAATCAGCAT aAGTACTGTGTCAAGTACAGTCCCGGATACGTTCTGGCATCTCGTCTCGGCATCACCAGCTACCTTGTGTCCCGCTTCTCAGGAAGCATCTTCATTGGCCGAGGCTCTAAGAAGAA TCCCTGTGGGGAGCAAAGAGCTAACGTTGGCCTTAACCTCAAGTTCAACAAGAAGAATGAGGAGGTTCCTGGCTACACCAAGAGAACTGAAAAGGAGTGGCTCTACTCTATTGCTGTGGAGGAATTGCTAGCCGAATACCTGGacag ATTTTCTGAGGTGTTCAACACTGTGTCCAGAAACAGTCATGATGATATCTTCTATGAAGATGACATCTGGCCTGGAGTGGACCAGAATGG GGCAGAGAAGGTCGCTGAGATCACCTCGTGGTTGAAAAGTCACCCGGTGAGCTCTGTCAGCAGGACGTCATGTGAACTGCAGGTGCTGGACGCTGCTATCGTAGAGAAGATCGAGGAGGCAGTGGATAAAGTCAAG GTGAAAAAGGGCACCAAAAAAGTGCGTGTGACAGTCAAGCCTCACCTCCTCTTCAGG CccctggagcagcagcagggtgtGGTTCCAGACCCAGATGCAGAGTACCGCCTGTTTGACAGAGTCGTCAACATCAGGGAGAGCTTCACTGTCCCACTGGGGCTCAGAGGAACAATCATCGGGATTAAAGGAG CGGACCGTGAGGCCGAGGTTCTCTACGAAGTGCTTTTTGACGAAGAATTTGCTGGAGGTCTCAACATCAG GTGTACGTCACCTCGCGGTTACCGCCTCCCTCCCTGTGCTCTCATTAACCTTTCCCACGGAGCCCGAGCAGATCCCACCTCCCACAAACTGACTGCCATCGTCAAACCTCAGCCCGCCGCAGCCACAAATGTCAACTCGCAGCGCCAGCTGGGAGGTCTGAACCACTCTCCACGCTCTCCCTTTGTACCCACACAG cacaacaacaaacacgGTGTAGTAAAGGCAGGCTCCCAGGGCAACAGGAACTCCCCCTCTAAGGGTCTCACCCAGAAACAACCGGCCAAG AGTAAAGAGGAGTACAGTAATGTGTGGCAGTCTCTGCAGAGCTGTGGCCCTCCACACAAACCTCCTGCTCACTGGCACAATAAT GATAAACAGGGTGGGAACCAGCGCTCCAACAAAACG GCTCCAGCTGGTGGCATCAGACTgttgaagaaaaatgaagactcCAGCTCCCTTCTCCCCTCACAGAACACAGCCGATAAg GCAGCGACCGAGTTTGAGGACCTGATAGCCAGTCTCAGTATCTCTAAGGGTAGCCAGCAGACCCCTacccctcctgctcctccacaaGCACCCACCAGCCAGTCAGATGGCCCGTTGTCTCCTCAGTCCTTCGCCATG AAGGGGACCCTGGTCCTGAAGGAGATGCTAAAGATTGACAGTACTGGAACAGGAAGCCTCTCTTCCCAGGAGGCAGCCAACAGCTCCGCCCCTGGTGGCCAGCAGCAGAACAGGAGACGATCGTCCAAGAAACTAG caGCTAATATGAACGCCCCTCATGGCGACACAGCTGTATTAGCTTCTCCCACATCAGTCACCTCTGCCAACCACACCAACGCTGTGCTGACCAGTAAGGTGTCAGAGCTGGCACGTGTCTGTGTGGGGTTAGGAATGGCACCACCCGAGTTCAGCTACATAGGCAACAGACAG GGTGTAGTAGTGTGTCAGGTGAAGCTGTCCAACGGGTTGATGGTTCACGGCCCTCAGTGCCAATCAGAAAATGATGCCAAGGAGAAAGCTGCCTTCTTTGCCCTCCAACGTCTG AACTCATTGGGTTCAGGCTTCCCCCTCCCACCTCCTATATACCCAGGAGTGGGTCAGATTCGGCCCCCACCCATAGGAGCCATGCCCCCAGTCTTCAGCCAACAAG GTGGTCTGCTGTTACCTCCCCAGGGCTACGCCCCTGCCCCGCTGTGGGGAATGACGCGACCtcctcaccaccaccaaaacCAACCTTTCTATGGAGCAGCGGGAACTTTCCCTGGTTCTGCCCACCAccagcctgcagcagcactgcCCATCGGCTCACATAACCAGTTTATTCCATTACAG GTGACTAAGAAGCGAGTCTCAGCcaacaagaagaaacaggaaactcaAGAGTTCTACAGCGCCAGCCAAACCGTGGCCAAGCATCAGTCACAGAAAGCCCAGAACCAGCCCTCTGGCCAATCACAGGCTCAAAGCGGTGACGTCATCCCGCCACACCAACATACTGCCAACAGCATCCACCCAACCTCCTCTCCCAGTCCAGGTCTAGCGGACACTGTTTCTACGACGACGGCAGCCCCACACACGCCCCCTCGACAAAACATGCCAGCAACAGGCCACACCCCGAGCTCCTCCTCCAAGAGGAAGCACAGAAAGCTGGCCGTCAACTTCGAGGCAGCTAAAGTCTCTGAGTGA
- the xrn1 gene encoding 5'-3' exoribonuclease 1 isoform X2, translating to MGVPKFYRWISERYPCLSEVVKEHQIPEFDNLYLDMNGIIHQCSHPNDEDVHFRISEEKIFADIFHYLEVLFRIIKPRKVFFMAVDGVAPRAKMNQQRGRRFRSAKEAEDKIKKALDKGEVLPTEARFDSNCITPGTAFMARLQEQLKYFVHNKLSTDKLWQNVKVYLSGHETPGEGEHKIMEFIRSENRKPGHNPNTRHCLYGLDADLIMLGLTSHEPNFSLLREEVRFGGKKSQKRITAPEETTFHLLHLSLMREYIDYEFSDLRNHIGSDYDLERIIDDWILMGFLVGNDFIPHLPHLHISHDALPLLYKTYISVLPSLGGYLNENGHLNLRNFEKYLEKLSEFDREHFNDVFVDLKWFESKVGNKYLNEAAGKAAEKEAASKDTNKKEDSALCLAGLASSERVIAEGKGAVGDDEEEEDDMFETEFRQYKRTYYMTKIGVDVVSDEFLAQQAKCYVEGIQWILHYYYHGVQSWSWYYPYHYAPFLSDIKNISDLKLTFELEKPFMPFQQLLAVLPAASMELLPEAYRPLMTSENSPIIEYYPRDFKTDLNGKQQEWEAVVLIPFIDERCLLAAMETCNHKLTKEEKARNRHTECAVYTYDHETDFTYASTLPQLFPNIVHCHVRLSNIPMDAWQVPLDHMSRPVDRSALYFCGFPTLQHIKHKFYKKKGGVVVFQQSSRGDNFILDILPSKEGEAVCDDVAAQVLGRSVFVNWPHLEEARIIAVSDGDVKFCLEEPPGVQRVYDRPSTPPLTKVTCLSEKEQKEWVKDVQGITEHFSKRKGIVVNETTVLLYGQLLTGRKYVPKANGVVELEKQWAKQILPFAYQTVVKDIKAFYSSLTCFKSLDELFPPTTTVFMVGNPYYGAMGEVQDSSDVIKDGRVRVVFSVPHEPQLETLIQNQHKYCVKYSPGYVLASRLGITSYLVSRFSGSIFIGRGSKKNPCGEQRANVGLNLKFNKKNEEVPGYTKRTEKEWLYSIAVEELLAEYLDRFSEVFNTVSRNSHDDIFYEDDIWPGVDQNGAEKVAEITSWLKSHPVSSVSRTSCELQVLDAAIVEKIEEAVDKVKVKKGTKKVRVTVKPHLLFRPLEQQQGVVPDPDAEYRLFDRVVNIRESFTVPLGLRGTIIGIKGADREAEVLYEVLFDEEFAGGLNIRCTSPRGYRLPPCALINLSHGARADPTSHKLTAIVKPQPAAATNVNSQRQLGGLNHSPRSPFVPTQHNNKHGVVKAGSQGNRNSPSKGLTQKQPAKSKEEYSNVWQSLQSCGPPHKPPAHWHNNDKQGGNQRSNKTAPAGGIRLLKKNEDSSSLLPSQNTADKAATEFEDLIASLSISKGSQQTPTPPAPPQAPTSQSDGPLSPQSFAMKGTLVLKEMLKIDSTGTGSLSSQEAANSSAPGGQQQNRRRSSKKLANMNAPHGDTAVLASPTSVTSANHTNAVLTSKVSELARVCVGLGMAPPEFSYIGNRQGVVVCQVKLSNGLMVHGPQCQSENDAKEKAAFFALQRLNSLGSGFPLPPPIYPGVGQIRPPPIGAMPPVFSQQGGLLLPPQGYAPAPLWGMTRPPHHHQNQPFYGAAGTFPGSAHHQPAAALPIGSHNQFIPLQVTKKRVSANKKKQETQEFYSASQTVAKHQSQKAQNQPSGQSQAQSGDVIPPHQHTANSIHPTSSPSPGLADTVSTTTAAPHTPPRQNMPATGHTPSSSSKRKHRKLAVNFEAAKVSE from the exons ATTCCAGAATTTGACAATCTCTATCTGGACATGAATGGGATTATCCATCAGTGTTCCCACCCCAATGATGAGGATGTCCACTTTCGCATTTCTGAGGAAAAGATTTTTGCTGACATCTTCCATTACCTGGAGGTGCTCTTTAGGATCATCAAGCCTCGCAAGGTCTTCTTCATGGCAGTGGATGGCGTGGCACCAAGGGCAAAGATGAACCAGCAGAGAGGACGGCGATTCAG GTCCGCTAAAGAAGCAGAGGACAAGATTAAAAAAGCTCTGGATAAAGGAGAGGTGCTTCCCACAGAGGCTCGCTTTGACTCCAACTGTATCACTCCTG GCACTGCCTTCATGGCAAGACTCCAGGAGCAGCTCAAGTATTTTGTCCACAACAAGCTCTCCACTGACAAGCTGTGGCAGAATGTCAAAGTCTACCTGTCTGGTCATGAG ACTCCAGGGGAGGGAGAACATAAGATCATGGAGTTTATTCGCTCTGAGAACAGGAAGCCTGGCCACAACCCCAACACCCGACATTGCTTGTATGGCCTGGATGCTGATCTG ATAATGTTGGGCTTGACCAGCCATGAGCCTAACTTCTCCCTGCTCAGAGAGGAGGTCCGTTTTGGAGGAAAGAAATCTCAGAAAAG GATAACAGCTCCAGAGGAGACAACTTTTCACTTGCTTCACTTGTCTCTGATGAGGGAGTACATTGACTATGAGTTCTCTGATCTCAGG AATCACATTGGTTCCGATTATGACTTGGAGCGAATAATAGACGACTGGATTCTAATGGGCTTCCTAGTGGGAAACGATTTCATCCCTCACCTCCCTCATCTTCACATCAGTCATGATGCTCTGCCGTTGTTGTACAAGACCTACATCAGTGTGCTGCCCAGTCTGGGGg GTTATCTGAATGAGAACGGCCACCTGAACCTCAGAAACTTTGAGAAATACCTGGAGAAGCTTTCAGAG tttgacAGGGAACATTTCAATGATGTGTTTGTGGACTTGAAGTGGTTTGAGAGTAAAGTTGGTAACAAGTATCTGAACGAGGCGGCCGGaaaggcagcagagaaagaagCTGCCAGCAAAGACACCAACAAGAAAGAG GATTCTGCCCTCTGTCTGGCAGGTCTGGCCTCATCAGAGAGAGTGATTGCAGAAGGGAAAGGAGCAGTAGGcgatgatgaggaagaagaggatgataTGTTTGAAACTGAGTTCAGACAGTACAAGCGTACCTACTATATGACTAAGATTGGCGTGGATGTGGTGTCTGA TGAATTTCTAGCCCAGCAGGCTAAGTGCTATGTGGAAGGTATCCAGTGGATCCTCCACTACTATTACCATGGCGTTCAATCCTGGAGCTG GTACTACCCCTACCACTACGCTCCCTTCCTGTCGGACATCAAGAATATATCAGACTTAAAGCTGACCTTTGAACTCGAAAAACCCTTCATGCCCTTCCAGCAGCTGTTGGCAGTCCTGCCTGCTGCCAGCATGGAACTGCTTCCTGAGGCTTATAGG CCCCTGATGACCAGTGAAAATTCTCCCATCATTGAGTACTACCCTCGTGACTTTAAAACTGACCTCAATGGCAAGCAGCAGGAGTGGGAGGCGGTGGTTCTCATTCCCTTCATAGATGAG AGGTGCTTACTAGCAGCGATGGAGACCTGTAATCACAAGCTAACTAAGGAAGAGAAGGCCAGGAATCGTCACACTGAGTGTGCAGTCTACACATATGACCACGAAACAGACTTCACATACGCCTCCACCCTGCCTCAGCTGTTCCCTAACATCGTCCACTGCCACGTCAg GTTATCAAACATCCCTATGGATGCCTGGCAAGTACCACTGGACCACATGAGCAGACCAGTCGACCGCTCAGCTCTGTACTTCTGTGGCTTCCCcacactgcagcacattaagcacaag TTTTATAAGAAGAAGGGCGGGGTTGTGGTGttccagcagagcagcagaggggacAACTTCATACTGGACATCCTGCCCAGCAAGGAAGGAGAGGCG gtATGTGATGATGTTGCTGCTCAGGTACTGGGCAGGTCCGTGTTTGTCAACTGGCCACACCTAGAGGAAGCTCGCATCATTGCGGTGTCGGATGGAGACGTCAA GTTCTGTCTTGAGGAGCCGCCTGGTGTCCAAAGAGTGTATGACAGgccctccactcctcctctcacCAAAGTCACCTGCCTGTCTGAAAAGGAACAGAAAGAATGGGTGAAGGATGTCCAGGGAATCACTGAACA TTTCTCGAAGAGGAAAGGCATCGTGGTGAACGAGACAACCGTGCTTTTGTACGGCCAGTTGCTGACGGGAAGGAAATACGTCCCCAAAGCCAACGGGGTGGTGGAACTAGAGAAGCAGTGGGCCAAGCAGATTCTACCTTTCGCCTACCAGACTGTGGTTAAG GACATCAAGGCCTTTTACTCGTCTCTGACCTGCTTTAAGAGCTTAGATGAGCTCTTTCCTCCAACAACCACAGTCTTCATGGTGGGGAACCCTTACTACGGCGCCATGGGTGAG GTACAAGATTCAAGTGATGTCATCAAGGACGGTCGTGTACGGGTGGTCTTCAGCGTGCCACACGAACCACAGCTGGAGACCTTAATTCAGAATCAGCAT aAGTACTGTGTCAAGTACAGTCCCGGATACGTTCTGGCATCTCGTCTCGGCATCACCAGCTACCTTGTGTCCCGCTTCTCAGGAAGCATCTTCATTGGCCGAGGCTCTAAGAAGAA TCCCTGTGGGGAGCAAAGAGCTAACGTTGGCCTTAACCTCAAGTTCAACAAGAAGAATGAGGAGGTTCCTGGCTACACCAAGAGAACTGAAAAGGAGTGGCTCTACTCTATTGCTGTGGAGGAATTGCTAGCCGAATACCTGGacag ATTTTCTGAGGTGTTCAACACTGTGTCCAGAAACAGTCATGATGATATCTTCTATGAAGATGACATCTGGCCTGGAGTGGACCAGAATGG GGCAGAGAAGGTCGCTGAGATCACCTCGTGGTTGAAAAGTCACCCGGTGAGCTCTGTCAGCAGGACGTCATGTGAACTGCAGGTGCTGGACGCTGCTATCGTAGAGAAGATCGAGGAGGCAGTGGATAAAGTCAAG GTGAAAAAGGGCACCAAAAAAGTGCGTGTGACAGTCAAGCCTCACCTCCTCTTCAGG CccctggagcagcagcagggtgtGGTTCCAGACCCAGATGCAGAGTACCGCCTGTTTGACAGAGTCGTCAACATCAGGGAGAGCTTCACTGTCCCACTGGGGCTCAGAGGAACAATCATCGGGATTAAAGGAG CGGACCGTGAGGCCGAGGTTCTCTACGAAGTGCTTTTTGACGAAGAATTTGCTGGAGGTCTCAACATCAG GTGTACGTCACCTCGCGGTTACCGCCTCCCTCCCTGTGCTCTCATTAACCTTTCCCACGGAGCCCGAGCAGATCCCACCTCCCACAAACTGACTGCCATCGTCAAACCTCAGCCCGCCGCAGCCACAAATGTCAACTCGCAGCGCCAGCTGGGAGGTCTGAACCACTCTCCACGCTCTCCCTTTGTACCCACACAG cacaacaacaaacacgGTGTAGTAAAGGCAGGCTCCCAGGGCAACAGGAACTCCCCCTCTAAGGGTCTCACCCAGAAACAACCGGCCAAG AGTAAAGAGGAGTACAGTAATGTGTGGCAGTCTCTGCAGAGCTGTGGCCCTCCACACAAACCTCCTGCTCACTGGCACAATAAT GATAAACAGGGTGGGAACCAGCGCTCCAACAAAACG GCTCCAGCTGGTGGCATCAGACTgttgaagaaaaatgaagactcCAGCTCCCTTCTCCCCTCACAGAACACAGCCGATAAg GCAGCGACCGAGTTTGAGGACCTGATAGCCAGTCTCAGTATCTCTAAGGGTAGCCAGCAGACCCCTacccctcctgctcctccacaaGCACCCACCAGCCAGTCAGATGGCCCGTTGTCTCCTCAGTCCTTCGCCATG AAGGGGACCCTGGTCCTGAAGGAGATGCTAAAGATTGACAGTACTGGAACAGGAAGCCTCTCTTCCCAGGAGGCAGCCAACAGCTCCGCCCCTGGTGGCCAGCAGCAGAACAGGAGACGATCGTCCAAGAAACTAG CTAATATGAACGCCCCTCATGGCGACACAGCTGTATTAGCTTCTCCCACATCAGTCACCTCTGCCAACCACACCAACGCTGTGCTGACCAGTAAGGTGTCAGAGCTGGCACGTGTCTGTGTGGGGTTAGGAATGGCACCACCCGAGTTCAGCTACATAGGCAACAGACAG GGTGTAGTAGTGTGTCAGGTGAAGCTGTCCAACGGGTTGATGGTTCACGGCCCTCAGTGCCAATCAGAAAATGATGCCAAGGAGAAAGCTGCCTTCTTTGCCCTCCAACGTCTG AACTCATTGGGTTCAGGCTTCCCCCTCCCACCTCCTATATACCCAGGAGTGGGTCAGATTCGGCCCCCACCCATAGGAGCCATGCCCCCAGTCTTCAGCCAACAAG GTGGTCTGCTGTTACCTCCCCAGGGCTACGCCCCTGCCCCGCTGTGGGGAATGACGCGACCtcctcaccaccaccaaaacCAACCTTTCTATGGAGCAGCGGGAACTTTCCCTGGTTCTGCCCACCAccagcctgcagcagcactgcCCATCGGCTCACATAACCAGTTTATTCCATTACAG GTGACTAAGAAGCGAGTCTCAGCcaacaagaagaaacaggaaactcaAGAGTTCTACAGCGCCAGCCAAACCGTGGCCAAGCATCAGTCACAGAAAGCCCAGAACCAGCCCTCTGGCCAATCACAGGCTCAAAGCGGTGACGTCATCCCGCCACACCAACATACTGCCAACAGCATCCACCCAACCTCCTCTCCCAGTCCAGGTCTAGCGGACACTGTTTCTACGACGACGGCAGCCCCACACACGCCCCCTCGACAAAACATGCCAGCAACAGGCCACACCCCGAGCTCCTCCTCCAAGAGGAAGCACAGAAAGCTGGCCGTCAACTTCGAGGCAGCTAAAGTCTCTGAGTGA